One segment of Alistipes finegoldii DSM 17242 DNA contains the following:
- the rpsF gene encoding 30S ribosomal protein S6: MNNYETVFIVTPVLSDAQVQEVADKFQGVITENGGQIVNKESWGLRKLAYPIQKKTTGFYFLVEFTGEGMLINTLETQYRRDERIIRFLTFKQDKFAVEYSEKRRAKLSNKSEE, from the coding sequence ATGAACAATTACGAAACCGTTTTCATTGTCACGCCGGTTCTGTCCGATGCTCAGGTTCAGGAGGTTGCTGACAAATTCCAAGGTGTCATCACCGAGAACGGCGGTCAGATTGTGAACAAGGAGTCGTGGGGCCTTCGCAAGCTCGCCTATCCTATTCAGAAGAAGACCACCGGTTTTTACTTCTTGGTAGAGTTCACGGGCGAAGGCATGCTCATCAACACGCTCGAAACGCAGTACCGCCGCGACGAGCGTATCATCCGTTTCTTAACATTCAAGCAGGACAAATTCGCCGTCGAGTATTCGGAGAAGCGTCGTGCAAAACTTTCTAACAAATCGGAGGAGTAA
- the rpsR gene encoding 30S ribosomal protein S18, with translation MAQENKAQSEIRYLNPVSVDVKKKKYCRFKKLGIRYVDYKDGEFLKKFLNEQGKILPRRLTGTSQKFQKKVAQAVKRARHLAILPFVTDCMK, from the coding sequence ATGGCACAGGAGAACAAAGCACAGTCTGAAATCCGTTACCTCAACCCGGTGTCGGTAGACGTCAAGAAAAAGAAATACTGCCGCTTCAAGAAACTCGGCATCAGATACGTGGACTACAAGGACGGAGAATTCTTGAAGAAGTTCCTCAACGAGCAGGGCAAGATCCTTCCCCGCCGCCTGACGGGTACTTCGCAGAAGTTCCAGAAGAAGGTCGCACAGGCCGTGAAGCGTGCGCGTCACCTCGCCATTCTGCCCTTCGTAACCGATTGCATGAAATAA
- the rplI gene encoding 50S ribosomal protein L9 yields MEVILIKDMENLGYANDIVNVKPGYANNYLIPQGYAKAATASAKKVLAENLRQRAHKDAKILADAQALAETIANLPLSLAVKAEEGKLFGTVTAADLAEALAAKGIELDRKVIVVDAIKTVGEYEAVAKLHKEVKAVIKFSVTAAE; encoded by the coding sequence ATGGAAGTTATTCTGATCAAAGATATGGAAAATCTGGGTTACGCCAACGACATCGTGAACGTAAAACCCGGTTACGCGAACAACTACCTGATCCCTCAGGGTTACGCCAAGGCTGCCACGGCATCCGCCAAGAAGGTCCTCGCCGAGAATCTCCGCCAGCGCGCTCACAAGGACGCCAAGATCCTCGCCGACGCTCAGGCGCTCGCCGAGACCATCGCCAACCTGCCGCTGTCGCTGGCCGTGAAGGCCGAGGAGGGCAAACTCTTCGGTACGGTTACCGCCGCCGATCTGGCCGAGGCGCTTGCCGCCAAAGGCATCGAGCTCGACCGCAAGGTGATCGTCGTTGACGCCATCAAGACCGTCGGCGAATACGAGGCTGTCGCCAAACTCCACAAGGAGGTCAAGGCAGTCATCAAATTCTCGGTTACCGCCGCCGAATAA
- a CDS encoding DMT family transporter encodes MNRFKPHIALLICNIVWAMDYPFYNIVLPRYVHPMAMVSGSLIATALFSLVPLLWQKAEKVAKADVRKLIGAALLIGVLRKVFIMYGLSMTSPIDGSIIDTIVPLLVLLLSVLLGMDRFTKLKIAGLVLGMAGAVAVVLAGASSSHQHSHLWGNVMILLCACVTSLYMVWFKRLIAKYRITTVLRWLYCVAAVVALPFGLKEIVHTDYAAIAKHALFPTLFVLTVPTYLPNLMLNYALKSVPATVSSIYTYLQPVLAIAISVGMGLDKLHADTVIFALVIFVGVGLVLRSYSVPPRHVDPPTAAPH; translated from the coding sequence ATGAACAGATTCAAACCCCATATCGCCCTGCTGATTTGCAATATCGTATGGGCCATGGACTACCCTTTTTACAACATCGTGCTGCCGCGTTACGTCCATCCGATGGCGATGGTCTCCGGGTCGCTGATCGCGACGGCGCTCTTTTCGCTGGTGCCGCTGTTGTGGCAGAAGGCCGAAAAGGTCGCAAAGGCCGACGTGCGCAAGCTGATCGGCGCCGCGCTGCTGATCGGCGTGCTGCGCAAGGTGTTCATCATGTACGGCCTTTCGATGACTTCGCCCATCGACGGCTCGATCATCGACACCATCGTGCCGCTGCTGGTGCTGCTGCTCTCGGTGTTGCTGGGGATGGACCGTTTCACGAAATTGAAGATCGCGGGGCTGGTGCTCGGCATGGCGGGTGCCGTGGCCGTGGTGCTGGCGGGCGCGTCGTCGTCGCACCAGCATTCGCACCTCTGGGGCAACGTGATGATTCTGCTCTGCGCCTGCGTTACGTCGCTCTACATGGTGTGGTTCAAGCGGCTGATCGCCAAATACCGGATTACGACCGTGTTGAGGTGGCTTTACTGCGTGGCGGCGGTCGTCGCCCTGCCCTTCGGCCTGAAGGAGATCGTTCATACGGATTACGCCGCCATTGCGAAGCATGCGCTTTTCCCGACGCTGTTCGTGCTGACGGTGCCGACCTATCTTCCCAACCTGATGCTCAACTATGCGCTGAAGAGCGTGCCCGCGACGGTGTCGAGCATATACACCTATTTGCAGCCCGTACTGGCGATCGCCATTTCGGTGGGCATGGGACTCGACAAACTGCACGCCGACACGGTGATTTTCGCCTTGGTGATCTTCGTCGGGGTGGGGCTGGTGCTCCGCTCCTACTCGGTGCCGCCGCGGCATGTAGATCCGCCGACGGCCGCGCCGCATTAG
- a CDS encoding ferritin-like domain-containing protein: MNTKKNKKTDSPHFREFFLDQIKDVYWAEKHLSSGLKKMRKAATSPKLAAAFEKHIEETAGQIERLKRVFELLGKTPQAKKCEAMEGLVSEAESMIEDTRKDSYTRDAGLILAAQKAEHYEIASYGTLKVFAEMMGETEIARELGMILKEEVSTDSLLSCLAEEDVNEMAVAE, from the coding sequence ATGAACACCAAGAAAAACAAAAAAACCGATTCGCCCCACTTCCGTGAATTCTTCCTCGACCAGATCAAAGACGTCTACTGGGCCGAGAAACACCTTTCGTCCGGACTCAAAAAGATGAGAAAGGCCGCCACCAGCCCGAAGCTGGCCGCCGCATTCGAGAAACACATCGAGGAGACCGCAGGCCAGATCGAACGGCTGAAGCGGGTTTTCGAACTGCTGGGCAAAACCCCGCAGGCCAAGAAGTGCGAAGCCATGGAAGGACTTGTCTCCGAGGCCGAAAGCATGATCGAGGACACCCGGAAAGACTCCTATACGCGGGATGCGGGCCTTATTCTGGCCGCCCAGAAAGCCGAACATTACGAGATCGCCTCGTACGGCACGCTGAAAGTCTTCGCCGAGATGATGGGCGAGACCGAAATCGCCCGCGAACTGGGCATGATCCTCAAAGAGGAGGTCTCCACCGACTCGCTGCTCTCGTGTCTGGCCGAAGAGGATGTGAACGAAATGGCCGTGGCCGAATAA
- a CDS encoding DKNYY domain-containing protein, with amino-acid sequence MKKMIVVLLSAFALLSGGDACFAQVSAARHGGVHSGRDRRPEGYSKDSWTVYYRGLKVEGASASSFVDLGDGYGKDNWKVFYCGEEVKGASASSFESLGKGRGRDNWNTYLYGERQRANAKMTRTLGGGYSKDSWTVYYREREVEGAAAGSFVSLGGGYGKDAWTVFFQGRKVGGASASSFENIGKGYGKDAWSVYYRGEKIDGASPATFEVPSQRR; translated from the coding sequence ATGAAAAAAATGATAGTGGTTTTGCTGTCCGCCTTCGCGCTTCTGTCGGGCGGGGATGCGTGTTTCGCTCAGGTGAGCGCTGCCCGGCACGGCGGCGTGCATTCGGGGCGGGACAGAAGGCCCGAAGGGTATTCCAAGGACAGCTGGACGGTTTATTACCGGGGGCTGAAGGTCGAGGGGGCTTCGGCTTCGTCGTTCGTCGATCTGGGGGACGGCTACGGCAAGGACAACTGGAAGGTGTTTTACTGCGGTGAAGAGGTAAAGGGCGCTTCGGCTTCGTCGTTCGAGAGTCTGGGAAAGGGACGCGGCAGGGATAATTGGAATACCTATCTGTACGGGGAGCGGCAGCGTGCGAATGCGAAGATGACCCGGACGCTGGGCGGCGGCTATTCCAAAGACAGCTGGACGGTCTATTACCGGGAGCGCGAGGTGGAAGGGGCTGCGGCCGGTTCGTTCGTCAGTCTCGGCGGGGGATACGGAAAGGATGCGTGGACGGTGTTTTTTCAGGGCCGCAAAGTCGGCGGCGCTTCGGCTTCGTCGTTCGAAAATATCGGCAAAGGGTATGGAAAGGATGCGTGGAGCGTCTATTACCGGGGCGAAAAGATCGACGGCGCGTCTCCGGCCACGTTTGAAGTCCCTTCGCAGCGGCGGTGA
- the rpsA gene encoding 30S ribosomal protein S1, whose product MEETKTVVANENFDWNAFENDLGVYSQPKEEIAEAYDKTLSNVNVGEVVEGTVTGITKREVLVNIGYKSEGVIPVSEFRYNPDLAVGDKIEVYVESAEDKNGQLALSHKKARQLKSWDRVNEALEKDEIIKGYIKCRTKGGMIVDVFGIEAFLPGSQIDVKPIRDYDVYVDKTMEFKVVKINQEFRNVVVSHKALIEAELEAQKQVIMSKLEKGQILEGTVKNITSYGVFVDLGGVDGLIHITDLSWGRVNHPEEIVALDQKIQVVILDFDDAKKRIALGLKQLTAHPWEALDQNLKVGDKVKGRVVVMADYGAFVEIAPGVEGLIHVSEMSWSQHLRSAQEFMKVGDEVEAVILTLDREERKMSLGIKQLTPDPWENIETKYPVGTKCTAKVRNFTNFGIFVEIEEGIDGLIHISDLSWTKKVKHPGEFTSVGADIEVVVLEIDKENRRLSLGHKQLEENPWNEFENQFSVDSIHEGTITEMTDKGAVVALGENIEGFCPARQLTKEDGTTPKAGDKLDFKVIEFSKATKRITLSHVRTYEEAKRAEVAAEKAEKRAAADATKSTVKKINASVEKTTLGDIAGLAALKSAMEAAEAKNAKKAAAKEETEE is encoded by the coding sequence ATGGAAGAAACGAAAACTGTAGTCGCAAACGAGAATTTCGACTGGAACGCATTTGAAAACGATCTGGGCGTCTATTCGCAGCCCAAGGAGGAGATTGCCGAAGCGTATGACAAGACGCTTTCGAACGTCAATGTCGGCGAAGTCGTGGAAGGTACCGTAACCGGCATAACCAAGCGTGAGGTTCTTGTGAACATCGGCTACAAAAGCGAGGGCGTCATCCCCGTTTCCGAGTTCCGTTACAACCCCGATCTGGCGGTGGGCGACAAAATCGAAGTGTATGTCGAGTCGGCCGAGGACAAGAACGGCCAGCTGGCCCTTTCGCACAAGAAGGCCCGTCAGCTCAAGTCGTGGGACCGTGTGAACGAGGCCCTCGAAAAGGACGAAATCATCAAGGGTTACATCAAGTGCCGCACCAAGGGCGGTATGATCGTAGACGTATTCGGCATCGAGGCGTTCCTGCCCGGTTCGCAGATCGACGTGAAGCCGATCCGCGACTACGACGTATACGTGGACAAGACCATGGAATTCAAGGTCGTCAAGATCAATCAGGAGTTCCGCAACGTGGTCGTTTCGCACAAGGCGCTCATCGAGGCCGAGCTTGAGGCCCAGAAGCAGGTCATCATGTCGAAACTCGAAAAGGGCCAGATTCTCGAAGGTACCGTCAAGAACATCACTTCGTACGGCGTATTCGTCGATCTGGGCGGTGTGGACGGTCTGATCCACATCACGGACCTTTCGTGGGGCCGCGTGAACCATCCCGAAGAGATCGTGGCGCTCGACCAGAAGATTCAGGTCGTGATCCTCGACTTCGACGACGCCAAGAAGCGTATCGCACTGGGTCTGAAGCAGCTTACGGCTCATCCGTGGGAGGCGCTCGACCAGAACCTCAAGGTCGGCGACAAGGTCAAGGGCCGCGTGGTCGTGATGGCCGATTACGGCGCGTTCGTGGAGATCGCTCCCGGCGTGGAGGGTCTGATCCACGTGTCGGAGATGTCGTGGAGCCAGCACCTGCGTTCGGCGCAGGAGTTCATGAAGGTCGGCGACGAGGTCGAGGCCGTTATCCTGACGCTCGACCGTGAGGAGCGCAAGATGTCGCTCGGCATCAAGCAGCTTACGCCCGATCCGTGGGAGAATATCGAAACCAAATATCCCGTCGGCACGAAGTGCACGGCCAAGGTTCGCAACTTCACCAACTTCGGTATTTTCGTAGAGATCGAGGAGGGTATCGACGGCCTGATCCACATTTCGGACCTGAGCTGGACCAAGAAGGTGAAGCACCCCGGCGAATTCACGTCGGTAGGCGCGGATATCGAGGTCGTGGTGCTGGAGATCGACAAGGAGAACCGTCGTCTGTCGCTGGGCCACAAGCAGCTGGAGGAGAACCCGTGGAACGAGTTCGAAAACCAGTTCTCGGTGGACAGCATCCACGAGGGTACGATTACCGAGATGACCGACAAGGGCGCAGTTGTCGCTCTGGGCGAGAACATCGAGGGCTTCTGCCCCGCACGCCAGCTCACCAAGGAGGACGGCACCACGCCGAAGGCCGGCGACAAGCTCGACTTCAAGGTGATCGAGTTCTCGAAGGCTACCAAGCGTATCACCCTTTCGCACGTTCGTACGTACGAGGAGGCCAAGCGCGCCGAAGTTGCAGCCGAGAAAGCTGAGAAGCGTGCCGCTGCCGACGCGACCAAATCGACCGTGAAGAAGATCAACGCTTCGGTCGAGAAGACGACGCTGGGCGATATCGCAGGTCTGGCCGCTCTGAAGAGCGCCATGGAGGCTGCCGAGGCGAAGAACGCCAAGAAAGCCGCTGCCAAGGAGGAGACCGAGGAGTAA
- a CDS encoding bifunctional metallophosphatase/5'-nucleotidase, protein MERILRTVLIVTAALAAACAPRERTLVLLSTNDMHAKIRNFPRLAAAVEACRDTAQLVVLVDAGDRWTGNAYVDRAATPGMPMIALMNRLGYDVATLGNHEFDHGQAFLGRMIDSMDFEVVCANVVSDTCSFPPLPPYTVLEEGGFRIGFVGVVTNYEGPGHPAGNASSFAGLTFPDPQQMALKYAAELRPKCDVLVLVSHMGDDRDRELLAGGASQYDVVIGGHTHEEVDTLIGGTLLTQTGKDLRNIGVTTIRMKGRKVAGVDFRLVPLAGYEPDPVFQKQVDACYANPELNRPMGEFGNAANKWGLANWMAGAVADGIDAEVGFYHIGGVRLDSIPAGGVSAASVYGLEPFGTLVAEMKMTPADMRRMIVSKYNDPVNVKEAHRIDLISTTPYVIVTDQADNALDVEFPKLREGKVYTVAVSDYVYKNYNDLNYTDGKITEEDVTGLLLEELEEDSPLRIDNTPRQRVRRK, encoded by the coding sequence ATGGAAAGAATACTCCGCACGGTTCTGATCGTCACGGCGGCGCTCGCGGCGGCCTGCGCCCCCCGCGAGCGGACGCTCGTTTTGCTGTCGACGAACGACATGCACGCCAAAATCCGGAACTTCCCGCGTCTGGCGGCGGCCGTCGAGGCGTGCCGCGACACGGCGCAGCTGGTGGTGCTGGTCGATGCCGGCGACCGCTGGACGGGCAACGCCTACGTAGACCGGGCGGCGACGCCGGGGATGCCGATGATCGCGCTGATGAACAGGCTGGGGTATGACGTGGCGACGCTCGGTAACCACGAATTCGACCACGGGCAGGCGTTTCTGGGCCGGATGATAGACAGCATGGATTTCGAGGTGGTGTGCGCCAATGTAGTGAGCGACACCTGCTCCTTTCCTCCGCTGCCGCCTTACACGGTGCTCGAAGAGGGCGGATTCCGCATCGGATTCGTCGGCGTGGTGACCAACTACGAGGGGCCGGGGCATCCGGCGGGCAATGCGTCGAGCTTCGCGGGGCTGACCTTTCCCGATCCGCAGCAGATGGCGTTGAAATACGCCGCCGAGCTGCGCCCGAAGTGCGACGTGCTGGTGCTCGTTTCGCACATGGGCGACGACCGCGACCGGGAACTGCTCGCCGGGGGCGCTTCGCAGTACGACGTGGTGATCGGCGGGCACACGCACGAGGAGGTCGATACGCTGATCGGCGGCACGCTGCTCACGCAGACGGGGAAGGATCTGCGGAACATAGGCGTCACGACGATACGCATGAAGGGCAGGAAGGTCGCCGGCGTGGATTTCCGGCTCGTGCCGCTGGCCGGTTACGAGCCTGATCCGGTTTTCCAGAAGCAGGTGGACGCCTGTTACGCCAATCCGGAGCTGAACAGACCGATGGGCGAGTTCGGGAACGCCGCGAACAAATGGGGGCTGGCGAACTGGATGGCCGGGGCGGTGGCCGACGGGATCGACGCCGAGGTCGGATTCTACCACATCGGGGGCGTGCGGCTCGACTCGATTCCCGCGGGCGGCGTGAGCGCGGCCAGCGTATACGGGCTGGAGCCGTTCGGGACGCTGGTGGCCGAGATGAAGATGACGCCGGCGGATATGCGGAGGATGATCGTTTCGAAATACAACGATCCGGTGAACGTCAAGGAGGCGCACCGCATCGACCTGATTTCGACAACGCCCTATGTGATCGTTACCGATCAGGCGGACAATGCGCTCGACGTGGAGTTCCCCAAGTTGCGCGAAGGGAAGGTCTACACGGTCGCCGTCAGCGATTACGTCTACAAGAATTACAACGACCTGAATTACACCGACGGCAAGATTACCGAGGAGGATGTGACCGGGCTTCTGCTCGAAGAGCTGGAGGAGGACTCTCCGCTCCGGATCGACAACACGCCGCGGCAGCGGGTGCGGCGGAAGTAG
- a CDS encoding nucleoside kinase produces the protein MADSIKVICDNLGGPIRVAMGTPLSDVAAQLTPGRYPFLAAFVNNRIKELNYKIYTPVTVRFVDITDFAGIRVYQRTSWFILQKAARTLFPGHTLHIRHSMGQSGFYCELEGLDEFTHEQAAALEGHMREVVAQNLPIERTKVLTSELRAIYAEQGFDDKTALLDTRPRLYSDLYTLDGTAGYFYGALAPSTGYIDRFCIEPYYKGFYLALPLRTNPGVLNKNVQQEKMFGIFQEYQSWVRIMGVPTVGDVNSKVLAGDAGGMIKLAEAFHERKFAWVADTIYDANLSRGVRIVLISGPSSSGKTTSAKRLGIQLGVLGLKPVLISLDDYFVDREKTPKDADGEYDYEALEAIDLELFNDHLRRLMRGESVDIPRYNFITGRRMQHNDPLTLDERSILIVEGIHGLNPRLTPGVPEEQKFRIYISCFTSVAMDNLSRIATTDNRLLRRLTRDYRQRGADALATLSRWASVRRGEEKHIFPYQENADVMLNSSLFYEISVLRPFAEKILREVPDTVPEYDEARRMLKFLDNFIPIPPDEIPPTSILREFIGGSSFQY, from the coding sequence ATGGCAGACAGCATCAAAGTCATATGCGACAACCTCGGAGGTCCGATCCGGGTGGCGATGGGCACCCCGCTCTCCGACGTGGCCGCACAGCTGACGCCGGGACGCTACCCGTTCCTCGCGGCGTTCGTGAACAACCGCATCAAGGAGCTCAACTACAAAATATATACCCCGGTGACGGTCCGCTTCGTGGACATCACCGACTTCGCGGGCATCCGCGTCTACCAGCGCACCTCGTGGTTCATCCTCCAGAAGGCCGCACGCACGCTCTTTCCGGGACATACGCTCCATATCCGCCACTCGATGGGCCAGAGCGGCTTCTACTGCGAGCTCGAAGGGCTCGACGAGTTCACCCACGAACAGGCCGCAGCGCTCGAAGGGCACATGCGCGAAGTGGTGGCGCAGAACCTCCCCATCGAGCGCACCAAGGTGCTCACGAGCGAGCTCCGCGCCATCTACGCCGAACAGGGCTTCGACGACAAGACGGCGCTGCTCGACACCCGTCCGCGGCTCTACAGCGACCTGTACACGCTGGACGGCACGGCCGGCTACTTCTACGGGGCGCTGGCCCCCTCGACGGGCTACATCGACCGCTTCTGCATCGAACCCTACTACAAGGGCTTCTATCTGGCCCTGCCCCTGCGGACGAACCCCGGCGTGCTCAACAAGAACGTCCAGCAGGAGAAGATGTTCGGCATTTTTCAGGAGTACCAGTCATGGGTCCGGATCATGGGCGTCCCCACCGTGGGCGACGTCAATTCGAAGGTGCTCGCGGGCGACGCCGGCGGCATGATAAAACTCGCCGAAGCGTTCCACGAACGCAAATTCGCATGGGTCGCCGACACCATCTACGACGCCAACCTCTCGCGCGGCGTGCGCATCGTGCTTATCTCCGGTCCCTCGTCGAGCGGCAAGACCACCTCGGCCAAGCGGCTGGGCATCCAGCTGGGCGTGCTGGGGCTGAAACCGGTGCTGATCTCGCTCGACGACTACTTCGTGGACCGCGAAAAGACCCCGAAGGACGCCGACGGCGAGTATGACTACGAAGCGCTCGAAGCCATCGACCTCGAACTGTTCAACGACCACCTCCGCCGCCTGATGCGCGGCGAGAGCGTCGATATTCCGCGCTACAACTTCATCACGGGACGCCGCATGCAGCACAACGACCCGCTGACGCTCGACGAGCGTTCGATCCTGATCGTCGAAGGCATCCACGGACTCAATCCCCGTCTCACGCCGGGCGTTCCCGAAGAGCAGAAGTTCCGCATCTACATCTCCTGCTTCACGTCGGTGGCCATGGACAACCTCTCGCGCATCGCCACCACCGACAACCGCCTGCTGCGCCGCCTGACGCGCGACTACCGGCAGCGGGGCGCCGACGCGCTGGCCACGCTCTCGCGCTGGGCCTCGGTCCGCCGCGGCGAGGAGAAGCACATCTTCCCCTATCAGGAGAACGCCGACGTCATGCTCAACTCGTCGCTCTTCTACGAGATTTCGGTCCTGCGCCCCTTCGCCGAGAAAATCCTCCGCGAAGTGCCCGACACGGTGCCCGAATACGACGAAGCGCGCCGCATGCTGAAGTTCCTCGACAACTTCATCCCCATTCCGCCCGACGAGATTCCGCCCACCTCGATCCTGCGCGAATTCATCGGCGGCAGCAGTTTTCAATATTGA